From a single Desulfobaccales bacterium genomic region:
- a CDS encoding cytochrome c biogenesis protein CcdA produces the protein MAVKLGYKNVYRDPLGFPEWQKAGLPVASDPLGLCDYAPEAYAPGLLSGWALIWTMLGIFVGGMALNLTPCVYPLLPITVSYFGGKSGQGQGRLVAHGLFYLAGLALTNSSLGVAAALTGGLMGAMLQNPVVLLAVAAILVFFATSLFGFWELKLPGSLTQAASKSYAGYFGSLFMGLTLGLVAAPCIGPFVLGLLTWVASMGSPFLGFLVFFTLSLGLGLPLFILAIFSGSLEKLPRSGEWMLWVRKLMGWVLVGMAAYFIRPLLPESVGVLLLAAVALAAAVHLGWLDRTTAAFRGFRWLKTIAALVGVVVATFIVGSWALRGPGVTWQPYSDQLLTTAKQAQKPVIIDFYATWCSPCRELDEITFHNPDVVKLADRDFVMVKVDLTQKGNPLHTRLLSQYSVKGVPTIVFLDGRGNECQNLRLADYLPPEQMLSRMVTVTKK, from the coding sequence GTGGCCGTAAAGCTCGGTTATAAGAACGTCTATCGCGATCCCTTGGGATTCCCGGAATGGCAAAAAGCTGGCCTGCCCGTGGCCAGCGATCCCTTGGGTTTGTGTGATTATGCACCGGAAGCCTATGCCCCCGGCCTGCTTTCCGGTTGGGCCCTGATCTGGACCATGCTGGGCATCTTTGTGGGCGGCATGGCCCTCAACCTGACGCCTTGCGTTTACCCCTTGCTCCCCATCACTGTCTCTTATTTTGGCGGTAAGAGCGGCCAGGGACAGGGGCGCCTGGTGGCTCACGGACTCTTTTACCTGGCGGGGCTGGCCCTGACCAACTCTAGCCTGGGAGTTGCCGCGGCCTTAACCGGCGGCCTCATGGGGGCCATGCTGCAAAACCCCGTGGTGTTGCTGGCGGTGGCGGCCATCCTGGTCTTCTTTGCCACCAGCCTCTTTGGTTTCTGGGAATTGAAACTCCCCGGCAGCCTGACGCAAGCCGCGTCCAAATCTTATGCAGGCTATTTCGGTAGTTTGTTCATGGGCTTGACCCTGGGGCTGGTGGCGGCGCCCTGTATCGGTCCCTTCGTGCTGGGGTTGCTCACCTGGGTGGCCAGTATGGGATCGCCGTTTCTGGGCTTTCTGGTCTTTTTTACCCTCAGCCTGGGATTAGGTCTGCCCCTGTTTATTCTGGCCATTTTTTCCGGCAGCCTAGAGAAACTTCCCCGCTCAGGAGAGTGGATGCTCTGGGTGCGCAAGCTCATGGGCTGGGTTCTGGTGGGTATGGCAGCCTATTTTATCCGGCCGCTCCTGCCGGAATCCGTGGGTGTGCTTCTGCTGGCCGCCGTAGCCCTGGCTGCGGCCGTGCACCTGGGGTGGCTGGACCGCACCACCGCGGCCTTTCGGGGTTTCCGGTGGCTCAAGACCATCGCCGCGCTGGTGGGTGTGGTAGTTGCCACCTTCATAGTGGGGTCCTGGGCCCTCCGTGGTCCGGGAGTAACCTGGCAGCCATATTCGGATCAGCTCTTGACGACGGCCAAACAAGCGCAAAAGCCGGTGATCATCGATTTTTACGCCACCTGGTGCTCCCCCTGCCGGGAATTGGATGAGATCACCTTTCATAACCCCGATGTGGTGAAACTGGCGGACCGGGATTTTGTCATGGTCAAAGTGGACCTCACCCAGAAAGGCAATCCTCTGCACACTCGTTTGCTCAGCCAGTACTCAGTCAAGGGCGTACCCACGATAGTTTTTCTGGACGGCCGGGGGAACGAATGCCAGAACCTGCGCCTGGCGGATTATCTGCCGCCGGAGCAGATGTTGTCCCGCATGGTCACTGTAACCAAGAAATGA
- a CDS encoding rhodanese-like domain-containing protein has product MQRKGTTLLALVAAALTLSVLWYLNRPIIVKEATWEDVKAEAQNGGYRLITTEELAQRYRQDTGKLLLVDTRQDWEYRTGHMKGAVNFSIEPNAWSRWRSRGSLAKFLGPDKDRLIVFY; this is encoded by the coding sequence ATGCAACGCAAGGGAACCACTCTTTTAGCCCTGGTGGCCGCGGCCCTGACGTTAAGTGTGCTTTGGTATCTCAACCGGCCGATCATCGTTAAAGAGGCCACCTGGGAGGACGTCAAGGCCGAAGCCCAAAATGGCGGCTATCGTCTAATAACTACCGAAGAACTGGCACAGCGCTACCGGCAGGACACCGGCAAGCTCTTGCTGGTGGACACGCGTCAGGATTGGGAATATCGCACCGGCCACATGAAGGGGGCCGTGAACTTTTCCATAGAACCCAACGCCTGGTCGCGGTGGCGCTCCCGGGGGAGCCTGGCCAAATTCCTGGGACCAGACAAGGACCGGCTCATCGTTTTCTACTGA
- a CDS encoding winged helix-turn-helix transcriptional regulator: MCQKLVNRVAQSRQLMAVADPELLVLFEDWLDELENEVVSLAKQHGPMSPEDLAHKLGLSERGANFLMSKLSREGKIS; this comes from the coding sequence ATGTGTCAAAAGCTGGTAAACCGGGTGGCGCAATCACGGCAACTGATGGCCGTCGCCGACCCGGAACTCCTGGTCCTGTTTGAAGATTGGCTGGACGAACTGGAAAACGAAGTGGTCTCGCTGGCTAAACAGCACGGCCCCATGAGCCCTGAGGACCTGGCCCATAAGCTCGGGCTGTCTGAGCGGGGTGCTAATTTCCTCATGTCCAAATTGTCGAGGGAAGGCAAAATATCTTAA
- a CDS encoding metalloregulator ArsR/SmtB family transcription factor — protein sequence MAQPSHEKMMPLEDYLQTVAFVAKSLADENRLRILLCVNNEKKSVSSIVEELNLSQPLVSHHLKELRQALLVKVERSGPFVYYEIADARILTILEALKALATDLLAARTTF from the coding sequence TTGGCGCAACCAAGTCATGAGAAAATGATGCCGTTGGAGGATTATCTCCAGACAGTTGCCTTTGTGGCCAAGAGTCTCGCGGATGAAAACCGCTTGCGGATTTTGCTGTGCGTCAATAACGAGAAGAAGTCCGTTTCCAGCATCGTCGAAGAACTGAACCTGTCTCAGCCCTTGGTCTCCCATCATCTAAAGGAATTGCGGCAGGCCCTGCTGGTCAAGGTGGAGCGGAGCGGTCCCTTCGTGTACTACGAAATCGCCGACGCCAGAATTCTGACGATCCTGGAGGCGTTAAAAGCATTGGCCACAGATTTGTTGGCTGCCAGGACAACCTTTTAA
- a CDS encoding NAD(P)H-dependent oxidoreductase subunit E, whose translation MEACPIRYEVQLPETVKLARTAYAKATDEEAVADIIDRYREERGNLLPILLDINRQFNWLPRAALEHVADELGTPLTEIIRVASFYNAFSLVPRGKHIVNICLGTGCFVKGSPQLLERLEKTLKIKHGQTTKDFLFTLEVVRCIGCCALGPALRVGADTYGRVAPEQVPEIIDSYRKSVSL comes from the coding sequence ATGGAGGCCTGCCCGATTCGCTATGAAGTTCAGTTGCCGGAAACGGTTAAACTGGCCCGAACTGCCTATGCCAAAGCTACTGACGAAGAGGCGGTGGCCGATATTATCGACCGCTACCGGGAGGAGCGTGGCAATCTGCTGCCCATCTTGCTGGACATCAACCGCCAGTTTAACTGGCTGCCCCGTGCGGCCCTGGAGCATGTCGCCGATGAGTTGGGTACGCCCCTCACGGAGATTATCCGGGTAGCCAGTTTTTACAATGCCTTTAGCCTCGTGCCCCGGGGCAAGCACATTGTCAATATTTGCCTCGGGACCGGGTGCTTCGTTAAAGGATCGCCCCAACTCCTGGAGCGCTTGGAAAAGACTTTAAAAATCAAGCATGGCCAGACCACCAAGGACTTTTTGTTTACCCTGGAGGTGGTTCGCTGCATCGGCTGTTGCGCTCTGGGGCCGGCCCTGCGGGTGGGAGCCGACACCTATGGCCGCGTCGCCCCGGAGCAGGTGCCTGAAATCATTGACTCATACAGGAAGAGCGTGAGCTTATGA
- a CDS encoding FAD-dependent oxidoreductase codes for MKILSLEHLDEVKQRGLALTYPPKIKIMVGMATCGISAGADKVLQALADRLEESNLDVVLDTTGCIGYCQREPLVDVVYPGKVRLSYHSMTPDKALELLEAIGAGQFYWDNLLCRIDQEEFLMEGISRPYANPHPPELPQDIPRYEDLPFFAKQVKISLRNCGFINPERIEEYIARGGYRALHEAVTLMTPEQVIAEVKGSGLRGRGGAGFPTGQKWEFCRQAPGDVKYVICNADEGDPGAFMDRGILEGDPHAVIEGMAIGAYAMGAQEGYIYCRAEYPLAISRLKTAISQARSLGLLGDRIFNSSYSFNLKIREGAGAFVCGEETALIGSIEGRVGEPRPRPPFPAQKGLWGKPTTINNVKTWSHIAPIVARGAAWYAALGTETARGTTVFSLVGKINNSGLVEIPLGMPLKELIYDIGGGIQDNRMLKAVQTGGPSGGCIPASLMDTPVEYESLAKLGSIMGSGGMIVMDQGTCMVDLAKYFISFTMDESCGKCTPCREGTQRLWEILTTITEGRGAVSDLDALEELANYIKEVALCGLGATAPNPVLTTLKYFREEYLQHIIDKQCPARVCRRLSPAPCQFACPAGIDIPSYIALIAQGQYEEALELIQEDNPLPGVCGYVCTAPCEVQCKRGVIDQPVAIKSLKRFVADFVRQHGSVFQYPVPPRAEKVAIIGSGPAGLSAAYYLAREGYPVTVFEALPEVGGLLRVGIPSFRLPQEVLDFDLQTIAALGVEFRTHSRLGRDIFLDGLRDQGYQAFFLATGTHHIARLDIEGEDLPGVLSGIDFLRQVRLGRPPALGQSVAVIGGGNVAIDTARTTVRLGSAATILYRRSEAEMPAYAEEVAQAKEEGVTFRFLTQPIKILGEDCVSGIVCQGMELGKPDPSGRRRPLPVHGSEMALRVDGVIRAIGQIPPVMKFSMADEPLRVTERRNIWTHPLNLATNLTGVFAGGDVATGPATIVESVWAGKQAARSIHRYLQGVPLEETSRIAVPRRRVSPSEIADEERAQFLRPGMPKSRAIERIKDFSLVELGLTEEQCRQEALRCLRCDLGE; via the coding sequence ATGAAAATCCTCTCTTTGGAGCATCTGGATGAAGTCAAGCAGCGGGGCCTGGCCCTGACCTACCCACCTAAAATCAAGATCATGGTGGGGATGGCCACCTGCGGCATTTCCGCGGGAGCGGATAAGGTCTTGCAGGCGTTGGCCGACCGATTGGAGGAAAGCAACCTGGACGTGGTGTTGGATACCACCGGCTGTATCGGCTACTGCCAGCGGGAGCCCCTGGTGGATGTGGTCTATCCCGGGAAGGTGCGTCTCAGTTATCACAGCATGACGCCCGACAAAGCGCTGGAATTGCTGGAAGCAATCGGGGCCGGGCAGTTCTATTGGGACAACCTCCTGTGCCGCATCGATCAGGAAGAATTTTTGATGGAGGGCATCTCCCGTCCGTACGCCAATCCGCACCCCCCGGAACTGCCCCAGGACATTCCCCGTTACGAAGACCTGCCTTTCTTCGCCAAGCAGGTAAAAATTTCCCTGCGCAATTGCGGCTTCATCAACCCCGAGCGGATCGAAGAATATATTGCCCGGGGTGGCTACCGGGCCCTGCATGAGGCCGTCACCTTAATGACCCCCGAACAGGTCATCGCTGAGGTAAAGGGGTCGGGTCTGCGGGGCAGAGGTGGCGCCGGGTTCCCCACCGGCCAGAAGTGGGAGTTTTGCCGCCAGGCGCCGGGCGATGTCAAATATGTGATCTGTAATGCCGATGAAGGCGACCCCGGGGCCTTTATGGATCGCGGCATCCTGGAAGGCGACCCTCATGCGGTCATCGAAGGGATGGCCATCGGCGCCTATGCTATGGGGGCGCAAGAAGGCTACATTTATTGCCGGGCGGAGTATCCGCTGGCCATCAGCCGCCTGAAAACCGCCATCTCCCAGGCCCGTTCCTTGGGCCTCCTGGGGGACCGCATCTTCAACAGCAGCTACTCCTTCAACCTGAAGATTCGGGAAGGCGCCGGCGCCTTTGTTTGCGGCGAGGAGACGGCGCTCATCGGCTCCATCGAAGGCCGCGTGGGCGAACCCCGCCCCCGTCCCCCCTTCCCGGCCCAAAAGGGATTGTGGGGCAAACCCACCACGATCAACAATGTGAAAACCTGGTCTCACATCGCCCCCATTGTGGCCCGGGGGGCCGCCTGGTACGCCGCTCTGGGCACGGAAACCGCGCGGGGCACTACGGTTTTTTCCCTGGTGGGGAAGATAAACAACTCCGGTCTGGTGGAGATACCTTTGGGCATGCCCCTGAAAGAATTGATTTACGACATCGGCGGGGGTATCCAGGACAACCGGATGTTGAAGGCGGTGCAGACCGGCGGTCCCTCCGGCGGCTGCATCCCTGCCAGCCTGATGGACACGCCGGTTGAGTATGAATCCCTGGCCAAGCTCGGTTCCATCATGGGGTCAGGGGGCATGATCGTCATGGACCAGGGGACCTGCATGGTGGACCTGGCCAAGTATTTCATCTCCTTCACTATGGATGAATCCTGCGGCAAGTGCACCCCCTGCCGGGAAGGCACCCAACGCCTTTGGGAAATTCTTACCACCATCACCGAAGGCCGCGGCGCGGTAAGCGATTTGGACGCCCTGGAAGAGCTGGCAAATTATATCAAGGAAGTGGCCTTGTGCGGCCTGGGGGCCACCGCGCCTAACCCGGTGCTCACCACCCTGAAGTATTTCCGTGAAGAATACCTCCAGCACATTATAGATAAACAATGCCCGGCCCGGGTCTGCCGGCGCCTGTCCCCGGCCCCCTGCCAGTTCGCCTGCCCGGCAGGGATAGATATCCCCAGCTACATCGCCTTGATTGCCCAGGGACAGTACGAAGAAGCCCTGGAACTCATCCAGGAGGACAACCCGCTGCCCGGCGTCTGCGGCTACGTCTGCACCGCCCCTTGCGAGGTGCAGTGCAAACGCGGGGTTATCGACCAGCCCGTGGCCATCAAGTCACTCAAACGCTTTGTGGCGGATTTCGTGCGGCAGCATGGCTCCGTGTTCCAATACCCGGTGCCGCCCCGGGCCGAAAAGGTGGCGATCATCGGCTCGGGTCCCGCGGGCTTAAGCGCAGCTTATTACCTGGCCCGGGAGGGTTACCCGGTAACGGTCTTCGAGGCCTTGCCGGAGGTGGGGGGGCTGCTGCGAGTCGGCATCCCCAGCTTTCGCTTACCTCAAGAGGTCCTCGATTTTGACCTTCAGACCATCGCCGCCCTGGGAGTGGAGTTCCGAACTCACAGTCGCCTGGGTCGAGACATCTTTCTGGACGGCTTGCGGGACCAGGGGTACCAGGCCTTTTTCCTGGCTACCGGGACACATCATATCGCCCGCCTGGATATTGAGGGCGAGGATTTACCCGGAGTGCTGTCAGGAATAGATTTCTTACGGCAGGTCAGATTGGGCCGGCCACCGGCCCTGGGGCAAAGCGTGGCGGTCATCGGCGGGGGCAATGTGGCCATTGACACAGCCCGCACGACGGTTCGTCTGGGCAGCGCGGCAACGATTCTCTACCGCCGCTCGGAAGCTGAAATGCCAGCCTATGCCGAGGAGGTGGCCCAGGCCAAGGAAGAAGGGGTAACCTTCCGGTTCCTCACTCAGCCCATTAAAATCTTAGGGGAAGACTGTGTCAGCGGCATCGTCTGCCAAGGCATGGAACTGGGCAAGCCAGACCCATCGGGCCGGCGGCGCCCCCTACCGGTGCACGGTTCGGAAATGGCTCTGCGGGTGGATGGGGTGATTCGGGCCATCGGCCAGATACCGCCGGTTATGAAATTCTCCATGGCTGACGAGCCTTTGCGCGTCACGGAGCGCCGCAACATTTGGACCCATCCGCTCAACCTGGCCACCAATCTCACCGGGGTCTTTGCCGGGGGCGACGTCGCCACCGGTCCGGCCACCATCGTGGAGTCGGTGTGGGCCGGTAAACAGGCCGCCAGGTCGATCCATCGTTATCTGCAAGGAGTGCCCCTCGAAGAAACATCCCGTATTGCCGTCCCGCGGCGGCGGGTGTCACCCTCGGAGATTGCGGACGAAGAACGGGCGCAGTTCCTGCGGCCGGGCATGCCCAAAAGCAGAGCCATCGAACGCATCAAGGATTTTTCACTGGTGGAACTGGGACTCACCGAAGAGCAATGCCGCCAGGAGGCGTTAAGGTGCCTCAGGTGTGATTTAGGAGAATAA
- a CDS encoding FAD-dependent oxidoreductase, translating to MVNLTIDGLLAEVPADSTVLEAARKLRINIPTLCYCEAIEAYGGCRLCVVEVERNGHSRLTASCTLPVEEGQNIQTQSPRVIKARQMTMELLLGRCPGVPALQHMARQLGVSEVRYSPGTSDCTLCGLCVRVCSELQHVGAIGMVGRGAKRQVMTPFGEFSEICRTCGACANVCPTGHMKDFGKISGKTPKPKLSEFNLGLTSRGNIYRTYPQAVPATPVIDPANCIQFLTGDCGVCAQSCVAGAIDYGQKEETLSVDVGSVILAPGFRTFDPQGLPNLSYHHPNVVTTLEFERILSPGGPFQGHIQRLSDGREPKKIAWILCVGSRSEREGCQDYCSAVCCMTALKQAIIAKEHVGPELEMALFYMDMRTTRKGFEKYYERVKSQGARMIRAMVHSVRPEGNSGDLRLDYVTENGEPCLETFDMVVLAVGMEIPASTRELARRVGIDLSPHGFVKASCFAPVATSRPGIYACGAFTGPKDIPESVREGSAAVAAATRAIAAARNTLLKKKEYPPERDVWTEPCRVGVFVCNCGINIGGVVDVPAIVEQARSIPDVAYAQENLFTCSEDAQNQIIEMIKEHRLNRVVVAACSPSTHQPIFQDMLRNAGLNKYLFEMANIRNHCTWVHQGEPEAATRKCRDLVNMAIAKARLLKPLPYLSLGVNKKALVIGGGVAGLSATLSLAEQGYAVHLAERKSQLGGHALKLHTTWRGELVAPFVQELIQQVNSHNNIEVHLSATAQGVSGTVGNFTTTLSTGQVVDHGAVVLATGAESYKPEGMYLYKEHPNVLLSLQLDQELAAMSNKVKSARSAAFIQCVGSRVPERPYCSRVCCSHSVENALKLKEINPDGEVFILYRDMRTTGEMEILYQQAREQGVIFIRYTPDYPPRVEANGDGLRITAMDHVLHRPVSFPVDLLTLATAIVPHDNAPLAEMYKVALNEEGFFNEAHAKIRPVDCATEGIFLAGLCHNPKPLEDSIRLAWAAAARAATILSKEYLELGANIAVPVHENCDGCAFCVDGCPFKAITLLEYMWESQVKKTVEINEILCKGCGSCMATCPKQGINVAGFSLQQLEAQVDAALGLI from the coding sequence ATGGTCAACCTGACGATTGATGGACTCCTGGCAGAGGTTCCGGCGGATTCGACTGTCTTGGAGGCGGCCCGGAAACTGCGGATAAATATCCCCACCCTGTGTTACTGCGAGGCCATCGAAGCCTACGGGGGCTGCCGCTTGTGCGTGGTGGAGGTGGAGAGGAACGGCCACTCCCGCCTCACTGCTTCCTGCACCCTGCCGGTGGAAGAGGGCCAGAACATCCAGACCCAGTCTCCCCGGGTCATCAAGGCGCGGCAGATGACCATGGAGCTTCTCCTGGGGCGTTGCCCGGGGGTTCCCGCCCTGCAACATATGGCCCGTCAGTTGGGGGTCTCGGAAGTAAGATACTCCCCCGGAACCAGCGACTGCACCTTGTGCGGCCTGTGTGTCCGGGTGTGCAGCGAGCTGCAGCATGTGGGAGCCATTGGCATGGTGGGCCGGGGCGCCAAGCGTCAGGTGATGACCCCTTTCGGCGAGTTCTCGGAGATTTGCCGCACTTGCGGGGCATGCGCCAATGTCTGTCCCACCGGACACATGAAAGACTTCGGCAAAATTAGCGGCAAGACGCCCAAGCCCAAGCTTTCCGAATTCAACCTGGGCCTCACCAGCCGGGGCAACATCTACCGCACCTATCCCCAGGCCGTCCCGGCCACGCCGGTCATTGACCCGGCCAATTGCATCCAGTTCCTGACCGGAGACTGCGGGGTCTGCGCCCAATCATGCGTGGCTGGCGCCATCGACTACGGCCAGAAAGAAGAGACGTTGTCCGTCGATGTGGGCTCGGTAATCCTGGCTCCCGGATTTCGCACCTTCGACCCCCAGGGATTGCCTAACCTGTCGTACCATCACCCCAATGTGGTCACCACCCTGGAATTCGAACGCATCCTCAGCCCTGGGGGACCGTTCCAGGGTCATATACAGCGCCTGTCCGACGGCCGGGAGCCGAAGAAGATCGCCTGGATACTCTGCGTGGGTTCCCGAAGTGAGCGGGAAGGTTGCCAGGACTATTGCTCGGCGGTGTGCTGCATGACGGCCCTCAAACAGGCGATCATCGCCAAGGAGCACGTGGGCCCCGAGTTGGAGATGGCCCTCTTTTATATGGATATGCGCACCACCCGCAAGGGTTTCGAGAAATATTACGAGCGCGTCAAGAGCCAAGGAGCCCGGATGATCCGGGCCATGGTGCACTCGGTGCGGCCCGAGGGTAATTCGGGGGACCTCCGGCTGGATTACGTGACCGAAAATGGGGAGCCTTGCCTCGAAACCTTCGATATGGTGGTCCTGGCGGTGGGCATGGAGATTCCGGCCAGCACCAGAGAACTGGCCCGGAGGGTTGGAATCGACCTCAGTCCTCACGGGTTTGTAAAAGCCAGTTGCTTTGCCCCGGTGGCCACTTCCCGTCCCGGGATTTATGCCTGCGGCGCCTTTACCGGTCCGAAGGATATCCCGGAGTCGGTGCGGGAAGGCAGCGCCGCCGTTGCCGCCGCCACCAGAGCAATCGCGGCAGCCAGGAATACCCTGCTCAAAAAGAAGGAATACCCGCCGGAACGGGATGTCTGGACCGAACCGTGCCGCGTGGGGGTCTTTGTGTGCAACTGCGGCATCAATATCGGAGGCGTCGTCGACGTGCCGGCCATTGTGGAGCAGGCCCGGTCCATTCCCGATGTCGCTTACGCGCAGGAGAACCTTTTTACCTGCTCGGAAGACGCCCAGAATCAGATAATCGAGATGATAAAAGAACACCGCCTGAACCGGGTGGTGGTGGCGGCCTGCAGCCCCTCGACCCACCAGCCCATTTTTCAGGATATGCTTCGCAATGCCGGTCTCAACAAATATCTCTTCGAGATGGCCAATATTCGGAACCACTGCACCTGGGTTCATCAAGGTGAGCCGGAGGCCGCCACCCGGAAGTGCCGGGACCTGGTAAATATGGCAATTGCCAAGGCGCGGCTCCTTAAGCCGCTGCCTTATCTGTCCTTGGGGGTCAATAAAAAGGCCCTGGTCATCGGTGGTGGGGTCGCAGGCCTGAGCGCCACCCTGAGTCTGGCGGAGCAGGGTTATGCAGTGCATCTGGCCGAACGTAAGAGCCAGTTGGGCGGCCATGCCCTCAAGCTGCATACCACCTGGCGGGGAGAGCTGGTGGCCCCCTTTGTCCAAGAGTTAATTCAACAGGTAAACAGCCACAACAATATCGAGGTGCACCTTTCGGCCACTGCCCAAGGGGTCTCCGGCACGGTGGGTAATTTTACTACCACCCTGTCCACCGGCCAGGTAGTGGACCACGGCGCCGTCGTTCTGGCCACCGGTGCGGAGTCGTATAAACCCGAGGGCATGTATCTCTACAAAGAACACCCCAATGTGCTCCTGTCTCTGCAATTGGATCAAGAACTGGCCGCCATGAGCAATAAGGTGAAGAGTGCCCGATCGGCCGCGTTTATCCAGTGCGTGGGCTCCCGAGTGCCGGAGCGGCCTTACTGTAGCCGGGTGTGCTGCTCCCACAGTGTGGAAAATGCCCTCAAGCTCAAGGAAATTAACCCTGATGGTGAGGTTTTCATTCTCTATCGGGACATGCGCACCACCGGTGAGATGGAAATCCTCTACCAGCAGGCGCGGGAGCAGGGCGTCATTTTTATCCGCTATACCCCGGACTATCCCCCTAGGGTGGAAGCCAATGGGGATGGCCTCAGGATTACCGCAATGGATCACGTGCTTCACCGGCCAGTATCATTTCCGGTAGATCTTTTGACTCTGGCCACCGCCATCGTCCCCCATGACAATGCTCCCCTGGCGGAAATGTACAAGGTAGCCCTCAACGAAGAGGGGTTTTTCAATGAGGCCCACGCCAAGATCAGACCGGTGGATTGCGCCACTGAGGGCATATTTCTGGCAGGGCTGTGCCATAACCCCAAGCCCCTGGAGGATTCCATCCGCCTGGCCTGGGCCGCGGCGGCCCGGGCCGCCACTATCCTTTCCAAAGAATATCTGGAATTGGGGGCCAACATCGCCGTGCCCGTGCATGAAAACTGCGACGGCTGCGCCTTCTGTGTGGACGGCTGCCCCTTTAAGGCCATTACCCTGTTGGAATACATGTGGGAGAGCCAGGTCAAAAAAACCGTGGAAATCAACGAAATCCTCTGCAAAGGCTGCGGTTCCTGCATGGCCACCTGTCCGAAACAGGGTATTAACGTGGCCGGGTTCTCCCTCCAGCAGTTGGAAGCCCAGGTAGACGCAGCTTTGGGCCTGATCTAA